The following DNA comes from Augochlora pura isolate Apur16 chromosome 6, APUR_v2.2.1, whole genome shotgun sequence.
CAAACAATTATGGgaaagtattatattgtatgttatatttaCTTGTAAGTGATTGTAAGCAACATCATTAAAAATCTCATCACCAGTATCTAAGTGAAATTTACAATGCAAGGCAAAACGATTACATTGATTAcgcttaaataattctattctgGAAGATTGTTTCACCCAACATTCTAAAATTCCACGCATACATTTTACTGCTGATTGACCAAGTTCATATGATTTTCCACGATCATCATCTATTCGCCTAAATCATAAggaatatatatagaattataaatattgtaaaagatataataatacatagcATAATTACCTATATGCTTGATATAAACTCCAAATAGCAGCAGCACAATAAATACTTTCTCGTACACTTCCTACAACTTTATCACTTGAAACTTGTGGAAACAATCCTGTGATACAGCTTTGATAACGCAATAATTGCCTTTTAACTAATGGATatgtatagaatttatatgtagaataaaaatattaaatcaatgacaatataattaaaagataaatattcatacctaTTCCATAATAAATGTCAAGTTGACGAACAGTATCttcataatttgttattttgagGAACATATCAATGTCCAAATCAATAATACTACCTTGTCGTACATTTCTAATTTGGGAAAATCTGGCAAATGGaagaatacaaatatttatttaaaataattgttttacaataaaaataataaattttatcaaaagttCAAAAAgcacaaaaaattgtaaacctttttatatttgtaggTGTTGTAACGAGAGATGTCATcttatttgaagtaattaaacttaaatttttcttttattatttctggtCGTTCGCACTGTACATAATCATATTAcgaacattaatttcatttattatttgtaagcaataacatatttaaaagggaagttttaaaatattctacactTCGATATACGAGATAAATCTGTTTGAAGGCGAcgattaaaatagtaaaaactcTTTTTCAGTGtatcatatatatacattaaccTTGACTAACGACGACTTTTCAACGATTGTTTTGCTCATATATACTGTAACCAAATGTAATTGGCACAGAAGATCTTACGTATTACACTcagatttataaatagatataaaaaaattttctgcgatgttattttctatttacttaatatttatgaaaaattataatatttttactaattattcatacaaaaatgtcttataatttaataaatatcattgctCGTAACAAATGGTAACACAACTTACctaatatgtaaaaattaatatttcccggtaattaacttttcttaattattttgacaGGTCacgtgtaattatttatatgtataaaactatataacatatataactatattgtAAATGTCTCACATGTGAGCCCACACATAACATTCTCTTTCCACAATTATTGCCAAAGTATATTGCGTTCTCTGAAAAGTGTATTTCAAGGAAACTcaaatctattataaataacaacaCTGAATGTAACCATATATTtgattgcattattttttattttatgatcaTTCTAGAGATTATCAAATttgcttattttatatttgttaataatctctataatctatttttgttatgataaaaaaagacagatgttacaaatatttttgatgaTATTATaggttgtataaaatttataaatcctttcaatgatttttaagtacatattactaaatattaccTCCAACGTTAAGCTGTAATTGTTAGCTACAATTAAActgtacaattattaaataaaatgaaaacaaatttaagtTGTATCGCATAAATTCCTTTGttgtttgaatttaaaatcgaatttccgctttttcataaatatttctgaaagaCTGACCaatgaattttcttattctaatagaaaaatgtatggTGAATGAAAATTCACCTTAAAAGATAGTTGTGAATAAGATTTGCGCTTGATCCGTTTTCtcgagaaacatttttagaatgtGTTACGGAACACGCACGATTGTCGTGACAGAAAATTGAGTCAGTTCCGCAAGCAGACCGCGAAAGGAGTCGTGTCTCTGTCCCGTTTAGAATTACAAAGTATCCTCATACATGATGGCTTCTGCGAAGAGAAAGCAAgacgagaaatatttgaaaatattacgcGAGCTGGTCTCGCAACCCGGTAACAAAGAATGTTTCGACTGCCATCAGCGAGGTCCAACTTACGTCAACATGACAATCGGTTCGTTTGTCTGTACTTCTTGTTCTGGTATGCTGTAAGTACTTGTTATTTCTAAGAATCCAATAAAGTGTAACAACATCCTTCGTCATCATCTACATTGATGAAACGATTATTTGACTCGTTGCCTTTTCGTGTCAAAAGCAAGGGTGGCTTTGCATTTTTCTCGTAAGAAACTCGATGATCATCAATTCGAGATTAATACAAACTAAATGTCAACAGTTCAAAGATGTTAGATAGgtcatttcattatttatgaaaaagtataatattaccAATGTTATGTgtaagtaattatattttgttgaaacACGTGCTACAAACGCGTTTTACTATTACTCTGTATCACAGATTGTGAGTCATTATAAAACGTTCGCGTTCGCACTCAGGAAGTTAACATACTATCAGCATCAGTGTTTTCTTTGTGCGTAGTTCATGTTATCAATGGTCAAAATGTTACATTCATACATGATGAAGAAGATCAGTGGTTGTATCAGAAAGTTTATAGACCAAGTTTGATTGCGACATAGAGAtgcgtataaaatatagatcagtCTATGATAAATTGTAtgatactataaatataatttgtaattacaagaaatatgatttaattgaaaatcgttttataatttaattaatattatttctcattaattataaattttatagctTTTAGTACAAGACATACATTTTTAAAGCACATAAATATGATTACACATTGGTATTTCAACATGCAATATTatctttgtttaattaaaaaataacattgattattccttttttataattatgttatttgattaaatttaagtAAACATTAATAGCtggatatattaatttagaataaatattataatgtactttagataacattttttttatataaatgaataaattaattctcatttttattttctacatcttttggtatattttacatgtttACCTTAATCACTAATTCTGTTAATCTTGTGTGTTTGTAATCAAACTAAAACTTAACCAGAAGAAATACTTTGAATATAAGATATACTAACATTattagtttcatttaatattacaggCGGGGTTTGACACCACCACATAGAGTGAAATCTATTTCTGTGGCAACATTTACACAAGAAGAGATAGATTTTATAAAGGAACGTGGTAATGAATATTGCAGGAGGACATGGTTGGGATTAATGAATCCAAATTCTCCTCAAATCCTAGATACAAAAGATGaacaaaaaatgaaagatttaATGAGTGCAAAATATGAGTTTAAAAGATACTATTTGGATCCATCCATGGCAAATCAAAAGTCACAATCATCAAATCAAACTAACATTCCAAGGGTCCCCCACTCTGGGACATCTAATTTATCACCTACATCTGCCACAAAATCAAGCAATTCTGAGTCAGTTAATTCTAATAACTTCTCAGCTGATTTTGTAGCTGATTTCAGCAAAGTTCCTGATCCATTTATTACTACTACAGCACCTGCGAACAAACTCAGTCAACCAATTGTACCTCAGCCATTTTTTGCCAATTTTGACAACAAtcctatttttaatagttcaaAAAATACAAGTAAATCATAAACTTATTTTACTATGTTATTCacataaattaaagtaatataattttattaataattactaattttgCTTTAGATATTGAATCTTTAAGCCCTTTTAATCAATctacaataaattctacaaatgCAATGAATGCAAATGGAACAAATATGCCTCCATCAGAAGATCGTTATGCAGCATTGAAAGATTTAGATTCCTTAATGAAACAAACTCAATTGAAAGATGAAACtataacaacaataaatacATCTACATGGAATACTAATAATGgtatactttcttttttatacaattaatttaatttatcagtatatttaaaatttattttgttattaccaCTTTTCTAgcttcaaattcaatttggaaTGTTGGAAATCAAACTGCACATGTAATATCAAATCCTTTTGCTGCTTCTGATTTATGGCGACCATCAGCTAatgtagtaaataataatacacaaTCAATTGATACCTCTCTATGTAATCCCATTAATCCATTTAAACCAGTACAATTTCCTATGAATAATGGTAAGtttctgtttaaataatatagaataatgtaTATTAGAAATCAAAGATAATTTAAATCATTGTAAACACTTCAGATTCACAATGGGTAGGTATTGGACCATCCAGTAACAGAGATGTAATTCAATTTAGTCAATTAATGGCAAACAAAGTATGGCAACCTACTCTTCCAGCATATCATGCAAATCCTTTTatggtaaatatatttaatgtccttttaatgttgtatttataaaacactTTTATGTacatatcaatttttcaggTTGGTTCTGGTGTGAGCAACATGAcaagaaattcgaataatcCTTTCTTATGATTAAGTAAGCATAagtttttaatggaattaagaacaaataatgCAGACCTAAAGTATGTTTAGATTAGGGCAATTGTTTATATATGTGACCTTATTGGCAATTAGTGCCATTAACTTTTATCCCCAGGAGCACCAATCTCTTATTcatataactaaaataatacttttatttatgaatataatatacacgttaaataaagattaatatttgttaccAATTATGGAAGTATTACATccattacaattatttctgtaaacAATCGTTttgtatagaattttaaaaaatttaatccaATATTACCAATTTgcttttaaaagaaatttatttatacaattaaaagtcattataaatattaaatctatgtACTTTGAATACATAAAGAAGAGAAACATTTTCGCTTTTTAAAACACATTCACGCAAGAATTACAATGTTTTCATGttaaaagtacataaaatttatttttataaaatgtgtaTAACATTAGTCGTACAATGCATAAGGactgagaagaaaaaaatattttacctgATGCACACTTAAATACagtttatttacttaaaaatttctaataaatacaaaatcacAAATGAACACTTAGTCTTTGTCATAATTCAATACCAATAGACTCAGAGTAGAGATCCCACTTAATCGGTCATAATTGCATgataattaatcattatttcatCATTACACTTGCAGTCTACATTATGTGTagtttgtaaatatattattaatcgtaataACATGGTCGGTTGTGTTTTACAATTACATATGGATATAAAGAGAAGCCTTGTGTGTCACTAGTCAAATGTCGTATAGCTGCCGTACAAATGTTTTACTTGTTTTCCTTAACTTTGTAGTTTCGTTTGCTAAATAGTTTGGAAGCTCCAATGAATGGTAAGAATTGCTGATGGCAATTACTTagagtaataaattatttatcagtgTAAATGGTCAAACAATCAAGAAACACTAATATATGAGTTCACCAATTATGTTAATTGTTGTGTATAAACATACGAGATGTGTGATATTGATATTACTAGGCAGGCGTCAAGTATCTTAAAGATACGTTTCAAAGCGCATGGACCGTTTCATGGCACGAATTCACCTAGCAACCATTGCTACTGGAGTTGCCTTTTGGCAATGGGCGCACCAAGTATAACTTCTCACCCTGCTTGTTAGTATAAATAGGCGCTCGTTGATAATGGTCTACCAACTGATCTAGTGTATGGAATTTTCTTTGACCAATACAATATAGTGCTCCTTCCACATGTACCCTAAAATGCTTATTACGTCCTGGAGCTTTTAAAGATACTGAGTAATCCCCCACCTGCAAGTCGTAATGTTCATAATCATTAGAgtcacataaataaataacgtattattaaatgtaaataatgatttatgtttaataaaacatagtattttcatttgtacTCACATTAGTTTCACTATCTCTAATTAAAAAGTCGCCATCATGACCATGTTGGTTCAACAATGTGTCACACTGTGAACGTGAAATGCTACCATAGTACCAAGGTTTTCCAACAAGATGTGGTCTATCACCAGGGTCTGGCCTTCTCTCAAGGGAATCGCCTGTACTAATCTCATTACTTGTCATTCCTCGTTCACGGTATGGTTGCGTCAAATATTCGCTGAGTTCTTGGAGATAATTCCGTGGTACAAGACCTATCTGCCCTTGACTATTTCTTGCTTTATACCATTCTGGATCCGCAGGTGGACGGTCAAGAATTTCTAAACGATCACCTTTCTCAAAAGATAGTTCTTGATCATTGTTGGAAGAGAATGAGTAAAGAGCCACAACGATATCAAGAACATTTTCCGCCATTGCATAAGTGTGAAGGGTATCATCTGCATCGCCTTCTTCTTGAGTATAATTTGACGGAAACCAGCCAGCATGAGTGCCACTTTGACCTCTCCACCAACCATCGTTACTCTTTTCTAATATTAGAATTCTAGTGCCTTTGACAAGGGATAGTTCATCTGCCTGTTGTGCCTGATAATTGTACTTGACAACTGCAGTACCTATCGCTTCACTTGGATCAGCAGGTAAACGCCTGGCCATTATTGGAGATTCTACAGCTCTAGATGGTGAATTACTAGATGGTAAAGTTTTGGAACCAGAGCCCTTTTTGACTTTCTTTTTGATACTATCAAAAAGAGatggtttttcttttttaacataattactTGGCACATAGCCAGCTTGGCCTCTTGCACTTTGCACTCTCCACCAATGCTTGGAATCATCAAGTAATAAGTAACGCTCGTTTTTACGCAAATCTAACTCCTGGGCACCTTGTGCTCCATAGTCATATTTAGCGACAACATAACACACGTCGTCTTGACTTGTCTTGCCTGCAAATGatcacaataaaatatttttctaaagcattgtgttatttaaatattaaaagttcaatgtctttaatataatatgttatattaaaatttttaataaatataacaattttattgatatcaatacttttgatttttaatttattattgttagattACGCCGAAATTTATGttctaaagaaaaaattaaaatctacaCATTGTTTAAAggtattaagaaaactaacaAAATTCCAAATTGAGTATAGCACAAACTCTACAGTATTATCTTATGGTATCATACAATTACTGATGACATGAACTGTTATGATCAAAGACCAAGTTGAatcacatttttaacattgaaCGAAAAGAACAAATAATTACACTTACTTCATAAGACATCTAGAGTATACAACTACAAAATATATGATCTACGATTTTGGAAAAACATATAAAAGGACATATATAAGATTCATTCCTTCAAATGAAAGTAGGAAGGTTACGTAAACATAGATTTTGAAAGACTTCTTTCCCAAAAAATAAACACTTTACATTTACTCacttttataaagtattattggatacaattttcttccaTATATGTGCATATTTTACATTGATGATTCATAGTTTGttgaatatgtatataaatttctaaaatgttcaaaatttgATCACACAAACtatcaaaatacaaaaaatattgtgaTAATACACTTCATACATTTATCCAACTACATTGCAAATAAAGTGTTTAGATCTTGGAAAAGATAGTTATATGAAACCCACGTTTCTATGATCTCCCTTTATTTTCAGAATGAATAGagtatgtaataatttttgttcctgTGTTTGTTACATCTTCTATACTATTATAAGCATGCATGTTTACAATATATActtatcttattaatattgcaattaagaggaaatgtatttaaataatttattttgaattaaaatatactgattaaaaatttatttaagatattaTACATAACAGTTTCATGTCAATCATAaactacaattaaattatgttgaactttaaatacataaaacataaaaGGTAGAAACATATGCAGTTATCATAAAACtcattgtttataattgtcaaaatctttcataacaatttaatgATATACAGTTTAAAATTGATGTGAGATAGGTAATCAACAGTACATTAcatattgtaacaaaaatatgttaataaattattctcttttgacaaattatataaaaatagctgtTGAAACAAATTTACATACAAAGCAAAGCATACAAGAAAAAACGTACCATGCTTCATGGCTGCCATGTGCGAAAACAGATATATATGTCTGAGTGGGGCGTGAGTAGCTGCTACTCACACACTACTTGCACAAATCTTAAGTCTGCTTGTACTGTGTCGGCGGCGTGAGTGCAGCAGGCATTCATTCTTTAGCTTTTTGTTTAGTGTTGATACACCTCCTGATTTCTTTGTTCAGAGTCCATCGTTCTCAAAGGTAGGGCAAGCATATGCATTACCAACACTTTagggaaaatgaaataacaatcATTAACATGATATAATAGGTACTGTAACACTAAACACTTATATTTACCATAGTATTTAAAAGATGCTACcttatttgattttatcttagatttctttgtaattaatatatgcaCTATCAGCCAAAAGTTAAAACTGACTCAAATGAATAATAgtgtattgtaaaaatatgttaaatatttttaataagataaCATATTcatatacagaatatttttaaaaatctaataattaaaataatatatatagatatgcgaattcaatgaaaaccATACTTTTGAATGTATAGTCTAATATGTCAACAAAAACAGGATATATTACTTTCTAAAAATGTAGTTAAATTTTGATACCAAAATGTAATGAGTTTAATAGCTCTTACAGACAGCAAAATagcaaaatacaataaaagaaataatgaattcatgcataaaaattagaaagatTTTATTAGTTATGCAGTTTTATGTTATTGActgaaaatgtatatattatactatttacaaaattattaaactaaataatagGTGTTTATCTTTTCTCACTATTTATTGACACTATGGagctattattaataagttttactttagatataatattttatttctattgtttaaaaatattacttttacatCATGTATATCTCTacttttaatatcttaattacaaaatataaatcatattatttataatcttataGGCAGTTAACTactttgcaataataaaaagcgCATATGATAGCACACATATTTCACAAGtcgatgaattaaaaaaataatactatttaagttaattttacatataaatatgtcACATAATATactttggaaatattaaaattttatattaaataaaaccctctgatataaatttaagtttaagaaattcagaaagataaataaagccaagtataaataaaatgatattaataatttaaatgaaataaaaacttcacttaaaataaataatttattaaagaagcAAGTTCTATTTaatgattgaatttaataagaagattttattaaacacaAACAAAAGATATCTAAATGTGATTACAATATGTTCTCTGTTAtcttaataaacaataaattctaattgctgaaatattataaataatgaaaagtaaatATCAAGCATATGAAAATTGATATCAACCCAaactttttacaaaaattttattatcaaataaaaatattcaaagaatgCATCAAATACTAAATTTGAAatggtattattaaaaaaaaaaaaaacaaatactCACAACATTTTGAAAACAACGACTGCAATGactaaaatcattgaaaacaaaaacatTTGCGAAACAGGCAATCGCACATATACAAATATCTACTAAACACAAGAAAATACCTCAAaagtttatagaaaaataagaataatttctacacACATTGTGCTGTTTTAACTACATTTATGTATACTCTATAAGATTTAGTAAACGTCATACGTGATGATTTAATAAGAGCCGCAAAGatatcgtatattataaaCCATTTATAGCATATTGTGCAACGCAAAAATAAGAATCAAACGATTGTTTTCTGATCTCTTCCGCACAAACCTCAAATGAGAATCAGTGACTTTCGAAGCACGTATATAGAGTACGTTCATTGCCTTACTGCCTACCATACTATGAAAGCAGAGTAGAAGCGTGTTGAATGCAAGGGGACAATGACTAACGCGAGTCAATTTAGCCGCTTATTTAATTATCCATTAAATATGATAACTCATTGTTTTATCTCTTAAAAGGATAAATAAACACTAACTTACCGATTTTTAAACTTGACATATTTCTGCATACAAGCTTCGAAATTTTACGTCGTTATACAGCTTGTTTTCCCCCACCCCAGGCCGCAGCCATGAACGGTAGCGACTAGAACGTATGTATAGGGGATTGAATCTTTATGGGGAATCGGGTCGAGCAAAGGAGGGAAGTAGAAATTAGGGAAAGACAGCACGACTCGTAAAGAACTCCATCCAGTAATAGCTTTTATCTACCGCTGCGCTGTCAATAACCACTACACACCAAAGTACGCTATCGTCACTTTTATCCACTACGTTAATCTTCTGAAATCTGAACAATGTGTAGACTAGGTTTTATGTGAATATTGTCGTATTTTGTGTTTTTATCCACTTGTATTCGTTTATACGACCCCTCCCGCAAAAGGAATAGACCCACCCTTAATCCAAAGACATCGAACAACCATGCGCGCTACTGAGACCATTGCCTCTATTAAACTTGTATCTAACGCGATACTGGCGCCATGTTATggtgtaatatataaattaataccgTTAACTTTAAGCATACTAGAGATAAAACTCTTATCAGAATTTCTGATCTTGATGTTAccaaatcgaataattttgactttcctttattttaaactatcgaatgaaataaagaaataccgcataaaacaaattcgaaaagttTGACAGcttaacaatatttgaaaccctattgttattttagaaaattatattcaataaatgtatattgtttCTAGAAGCTtgatactaattttatatggATTTCACATGTGTATTAATGGGTTTGAAACGATTACTTTTCAAACAACTTAAATCAACTGCCATCATGTAAATATATAGTGTTGAAGCTAAGTTCGtagtgaataaatatatttgccaGATTTTCGTCTGCGCTAGAATACTTTCTGTTCCTATGTTGGTAATcgatacatatatatgtacatatagtaatatgtatgtatgtattgttacgttatcacgtttcatgagcgacgcgaacatagTCACTAGTTATATTACGACCGCGCTATTAGACTGTAGGATATTCGTCCTACGATACATTATGGaggaaaatatataacacGTGTTCTGGATGGAGAgacaattctttattcgaccGTACTCAATGCTTACTCGTGAGAGACTGCTCTTTGTTCGGGGTACCGAACATCATGGGGAATATCCCCTAGTCTACTCAGCATGCCCGATCGGCGGTTGGCACTATTGTTGCCACCACGCCATCTGCTGGTTCCAACTACGAACCTGTCTTGTGTCCCTACAAGACTATACGCTTTCAATTTATGGCGACAAGAGGGAAGTTCGaatgtaaatacaaatttatatcgtatatttatatagagatacAGTATCGgccgagaggaataactgagaatatgtaaggagataatgagagagttcccacgaaattattcgttgaacctttttttatttagcgagactaatcgaggaatGTAGAGAAAGTCGCGTAGCCTCTCGTAAGTCCCTCTCCAATTTCACATGAACTAGACGAGTCACAATAGCAAACCCGGATCTCTCAAGTACAGGACGTTGTAAATCTTTAGACAAGGACTTCTCGGAACCCTCtctgatctctctctcttactcagTCCTCGAGCCGAAATCTTCGAGCGCGGCACACCCCCACACCGTTCGTTCCGGCGGGCTTTTTACCGCTACTTTTAGCGCACGCGCACCGTCGAACCACCAATCACCACCAATCTGCAACCGGAAGACGGGTCATCCGACGAATCAGCATCCAGCTAGAGGAccccaattttcctattggacaaggaaggaaaaagaagaaagaacgcAGGAACAAAACTCGATTCCTCGGAAAAATACGCAGACTTTATTTTTGGGAGGCTTAGAGATAACATCTTTATCcaggaaataaagttttaaagacGATTTCTGTGTAactagttaatttttacaagtccTACACAAGTAGAACACTTTTGTGTTCCACGGGCATCCGAACCAGCCAAACTTCCCTAACTCCCACCCAAAGCTACGCAACAacttaatatgtatattgtaaaatgaaactaGTTTTATGTACATAGTTGGTAACCCCTGTTTTGGCTTAACTTTTAATACGATATGTTTATGTATACAAAGgtagatatacatatgtacatatacatatagtcaTGAAACTACACCATAATAATTAAGCTCCTTTCACAAATAATCCTGCGAAATCTGATATATTCTCTTAAAGGTGTAAGCGAATATGTATGTACTAATAATGAGTGACACATAAACGATTGAAGCCCTTTAATCCGCGAGTGTGTAACATATGCTCATTATAATTTGACTTTTTAATGTGATTACattaaaggaatttaattaCTTCAAAAAGTGAAATATACAAAGCAAATGcagtttataaaaaataatgaacgtTTACATAAAAccacaaattaaaataaaattatttaacactatacaacaataattttttaatctttacaTGTAATCGATAATAACATGTATTTAATGAATACAAATTTCTTAGAACTTCTGTGCTGATACtatattaaagttttatatatttcgaaaCAATGGACAACCTTTCTGATTCATTTAAAGGGGATGTAGATTCCTGCACATCAACAGAttctttgcaattaataaCTGATGAATTTCGCATTAGACATTTATCAACACCTGACGTATCTAACACAGAATTGTCAAAACGTGTTGCATTATTGGAATTAGAAAATGAACGACTTAGAGTAGATTTAGAAAATCTACGTATTGAACTTAGTGCTAGAATTGCAGCAAATGAAGGActtaaaggaaaaattataGAGTTATACGTAGAAATGCAATCAGTACTTCAAGAGAAGCAAAAGGTACAAAATACTTTAACTGATACATATAATCGTTTAGAAGCAGCTGAAGTATCAGCGAAATGGTATCAATCACAAGTGCATGGATTGCAAGCAAGTAAAAAAACTTTACAATTAGAGATTGACACTTACCAAGGAATATTGCAACAAAGACAACAaactatagtaaatataaatacaaggtataaacaattaaatgtgGATTATACTGAACttcttcaaaaatatcaaaaagagaa
Coding sequences within:
- the Drongo gene encoding arf GTPase activating protein drongo; this translates as MMASAKRKQDEKYLKILRELVSQPGNKECFDCHQRGPTYVNMTIGSFVCTSCSGMLRGLTPPHRVKSISVATFTQEEIDFIKERGNEYCRRTWLGLMNPNSPQILDTKDEQKMKDLMSAKYEFKRYYLDPSMANQKSQSSNQTNIPRVPHSGTSNLSPTSATKSSNSESVNSNNFSADFVADFSKVPDPFITTTAPANKLSQPIVPQPFFANFDNNPIFNSSKNTNIESLSPFNQSTINSTNAMNANGTNMPPSEDRYAALKDLDSLMKQTQLKDETITTINTSTWNTNNASNSIWNVGNQTAHVISNPFAASDLWRPSANVVNNNTQSIDTSLCNPINPFKPVQFPMNNDSQWVGIGPSSNRDVIQFSQLMANKVWQPTLPAYHANPFMVGSGVSNMTRNSNNPFL
- the Dock gene encoding SH2/SH3 adaptor protein dock isoform X1, which translates into the protein MAAMKHGKTSQDDVCYVVAKYDYGAQGAQELDLRKNERYLLLDDSKHWWRVQSARGQAGYVPSNYVKKEKPSLFDSIKKKVKKGSGSKTLPSSNSPSRAVESPIMARRLPADPSEAIGTAVVKYNYQAQQADELSLVKGTRILILEKSNDGWWRGQSGTHAGWFPSNYTQEEGDADDTLHTYAMAENVLDIVVALYSFSSNNDQELSFEKGDRLEILDRPPADPEWYKARNSQGQIGLVPRNYLQELSEYLTQPYRERGMTSNEISTGDSLERRPDPGDRPHLVGKPWYYGSISRSQCDTLLNQHGHDGDFLIRDSETNVGDYSVSLKAPGRNKHFRVHVEGALYCIGQRKFHTLDQLVDHYQRAPIYTNKQGEKLYLVRPLPKGNSSSNGC
- the Dock gene encoding SH2/SH3 adaptor protein dock isoform X2, with the protein product MSSLKIGKTSQDDVCYVVAKYDYGAQGAQELDLRKNERYLLLDDSKHWWRVQSARGQAGYVPSNYVKKEKPSLFDSIKKKVKKGSGSKTLPSSNSPSRAVESPIMARRLPADPSEAIGTAVVKYNYQAQQADELSLVKGTRILILEKSNDGWWRGQSGTHAGWFPSNYTQEEGDADDTLHTYAMAENVLDIVVALYSFSSNNDQELSFEKGDRLEILDRPPADPEWYKARNSQGQIGLVPRNYLQELSEYLTQPYRERGMTSNEISTGDSLERRPDPGDRPHLVGKPWYYGSISRSQCDTLLNQHGHDGDFLIRDSETNVGDYSVSLKAPGRNKHFRVHVEGALYCIGQRKFHTLDQLVDHYQRAPIYTNKQGEKLYLVRPLPKGNSSSNGC